A single Dreissena polymorpha isolate Duluth1 chromosome 14, UMN_Dpol_1.0, whole genome shotgun sequence DNA region contains:
- the LOC127857303 gene encoding gamma-aminobutyric acid type B receptor subunit 2-like, which yields MNYHLGALFAVFSLTLERVWLLSNDNSTPVIHVGVLLELSESHYSVYSAFYVKIFDNAFDEIQARSDLLHGYRIQMDVRNTMDHNGHAAVEMVNLLQFGEPKVAVLGPTKSGSLITTGQIAPIFHTIQLSCIAITAETSDTTLFPTLYKVNQASDLLNPFRIKLMNHFGWARVGTIVYQNDLNIKQINDFHTMLRRNNMTLVTSAVVADIKSIPNVIATIKAFSKVYKASGT from the exons ATGAATTACCATCTTGGTGCTCTGTTCGCGGTGTTTTCACTGACGTTAGAAAGAGTTTGGTTACTTAGCAACGACAACTCCACTCCAGTGATACACGTCGGTGTTCTGTTGGAATTGTCCGAATCTCACTATAGCGTCTACAGTGCGTTTTACGTAAAGATCTTCGATAATGCTTTTGATGAAATTCAGGCGCGAAGTGACCTATTGCATGGATACAGAATCCAGATGGACGTCCGCAACACCATG GACCATAACGGACATGCAGCCGTGGAAATGGTGAACTTGCTTCAGTTCGGAGAACCCAAAGTGGCCGTTCTCGGACCTACTAAATCCGGGTCTCTGATTACCACTGGACAGATAGCGCCTATATTTCATACAATTCAG TTATCGTGTATTGCAATTACGGCGGAGACGTCTGACACAACGTTATTCCCGACGTTATACAAAGTAAACCAGGCGTCAGACCTGCTCAATCCTTTTCGGATCAAGCTGATGAACCATTTTGGCTGGGCCAGAGTCGGAACCATCGTTTACCAAAATGATCTAAACATAAAG CAAATTAATGATTTCCACACCATGTTGCGTAGGAACAATATGACATTAGTGACATCAGCTGTTGTCGCCGACATAAAAAGCATTCCTAATGTGATTGCAACTATAAAG GCCTTTAGCAAGGTTTATAAGGCGAGCGGTACGTGA